A part of Paenibacillus sp. genomic DNA contains:
- a CDS encoding tyrosine-type recombinase/integrase yields MHSIVNTQLYSADGRETDDQIVAIYLSAFERSRYTYRNYKRSLDLFRRFIGDKRLSHVTWRDIEAFKLALNRGALGGSGKPKSNATIAMFVSALRSFYKWGSDANIGIFRINPTSCIRSPKVSVTSRNHYLTKDELAKLLSQLRSRSFRDYLIGLTLVILGLRVSELVQIRKSDFHKDPTGASTWLAVRKGKGDKMREVKVPEALWQQLRAYMEEYASEADAPLFPLTERQVERVIRRAREDAQLEKPVTPHWLRHTSATMALLYGASLQQVQDSLGHVQINTTQRYLHTVDFMKKAAPDFVEDGLLDIMQG; encoded by the coding sequence ATGCACTCCATTGTAAATACCCAACTCTACAGCGCCGACGGCAGGGAGACGGACGACCAGATCGTGGCCATTTACTTGTCCGCTTTCGAGCGGTCGCGCTACACGTACCGGAACTACAAACGGTCTCTCGACTTGTTCCGGCGCTTTATCGGGGACAAACGTTTGTCGCACGTCACTTGGCGCGACATCGAGGCGTTCAAGCTGGCTCTCAACCGCGGCGCGCTCGGCGGCAGCGGCAAGCCGAAGTCGAACGCGACGATCGCGATGTTCGTTTCCGCGCTGCGTTCCTTCTATAAATGGGGAAGCGACGCGAACATCGGCATTTTTCGCATCAATCCGACCTCGTGCATCCGATCGCCGAAAGTGTCCGTCACGAGCCGGAACCATTATTTGACGAAGGACGAGCTGGCGAAGCTCCTCTCGCAGCTGCGGAGCCGGAGCTTTCGGGACTACTTGATCGGTCTGACGCTCGTCATCCTCGGGCTCCGGGTGTCCGAGCTCGTCCAGATCCGAAAATCCGATTTTCATAAGGACCCTACGGGGGCCTCCACGTGGCTCGCCGTCCGGAAGGGCAAAGGGGATAAAATGCGCGAGGTCAAAGTGCCGGAGGCGCTCTGGCAGCAGCTGCGCGCGTATATGGAAGAATACGCCTCGGAGGCGGATGCGCCGCTGTTCCCGCTTACGGAGCGGCAGGTCGAGCGCGTCATCCGGCGGGCGAGGGAAGACGCGCAGCTGGAGAAGCCGGTGACGCCGCACTGGCTGCGGCATACGAGCGCTACGATGGCGCTCTTATACGGGGCTTCGCTTCAGCAGGTGCAGGACAGCTTGGGGCATGTGCAGATCAATACGACGCAGCGGTATTTGCACACGGTCGATTTTATGAAAAAAGCCGCCCCCGACTTCGTCGAGGACGGCCTGCTTGATATTATGCAAGGGTGA
- a CDS encoding HD-GYP domain-containing protein → MLALDLLVQLLTKDPTTYEHSWRVARLARAMAASISLTEEDTHSLIQGCLFHDIGKLLLPKSLLHKPSPLTSYEVETVKTHVNYGVLLLQAAYVKDVKTLHTVQFHHERWDGTGYPHGRRKHQIPLFARICSVLDAYDVMTMDRPYSPALDAEAARRELANHRGTQFDGDLVELFLSLPEALTV, encoded by the coding sequence ATGCTGGCATTGGACTTGCTTGTACAACTGCTTACGAAAGATCCGACGACTTACGAGCATAGCTGGCGAGTCGCCAGATTGGCTCGAGCGATGGCAGCCTCCATTTCCTTGACCGAAGAAGACACCCACTCGCTGATTCAAGGCTGCTTGTTCCACGACATCGGGAAGCTGCTGCTTCCGAAGTCCCTGCTGCATAAGCCCTCCCCGCTCACCTCGTACGAGGTCGAAACCGTGAAGACGCACGTGAATTACGGAGTGCTGCTGCTGCAAGCCGCTTACGTGAAAGACGTCAAAACGCTGCACACCGTGCAGTTCCACCACGAGCGGTGGGACGGCACGGGGTACCCGCACGGCCGGCGGAAGCATCAAATTCCGCTGTTCGCGCGCATCTGCTCGGTCCTAGACGCTTACGACGTCATGACGATGGATCGCCCCTACAGCCCCGCGTTGGACGCGGAAGCCGCGAGGCGCGAGCTGGCGAACCACCGCGGCACGCA